A single region of the Vibrio cyclitrophicus genome encodes:
- the guaB gene encoding IMP dehydrogenase: protein MLRIAKEALTFDDVLLVPAHSTVLPNTADLRTQLTKNISLNIPMISASMDTVTEARLAIALAQEGGIGFIHKNMPIEQQAEMVRQVKIYEAGVVSHPVTVNPDATIADVVALTQKHGFAGFPVVTETNELVGIITGRDVRFVTDLSKKVDVVMTPKARLASVKEGATREEVQEKMHEARVEKVLVVNDDFQLTGMITAKDFHKAERKPNACKDERGSLRVGAAVGAGAGNEERVAALVEAGVDVLLIDSSHGHSEGVLNRIRDTRAAYPDLQIIGGNVATGAGARALIEAGVSAVKVGIGPGSICTTRIVTGVGVPQVTAIADAAEVANEYGIPVIADGGIRFSGDICKAIVAGASCVMVGSMFAGTEEAPGEVILYNGRSYKSYRGMGSLGAMSQGSSDRYFQSDNAADKLVPEGIEGRIAYKGRLKEIVHQQMGGLRSSMGLTGSATVEDMRTKAEFVRISGAGMKESHVHDVQITKEAPNYRLG from the coding sequence ATGCTAAGAATTGCCAAAGAAGCGCTGACATTCGACGACGTACTGCTAGTGCCAGCACACTCCACCGTTCTCCCTAATACAGCTGATCTTCGCACTCAGCTGACGAAGAATATTTCCCTAAACATCCCAATGATCTCTGCATCGATGGATACTGTGACAGAAGCTCGCCTAGCGATTGCACTGGCACAAGAAGGCGGAATAGGCTTCATTCATAAGAACATGCCTATTGAACAGCAAGCTGAAATGGTTCGCCAGGTTAAAATTTACGAAGCAGGTGTGGTTTCTCACCCTGTTACTGTAAACCCTGACGCGACAATCGCTGATGTTGTAGCTCTTACTCAAAAACACGGCTTCGCCGGTTTCCCTGTTGTTACTGAAACAAACGAACTTGTTGGTATTATTACTGGCCGTGACGTTCGCTTTGTGACTGACCTTTCTAAGAAAGTTGACGTAGTAATGACGCCTAAAGCTCGCCTTGCTTCTGTTAAAGAAGGTGCAACTCGTGAAGAAGTTCAAGAGAAAATGCATGAAGCGCGTGTTGAAAAAGTTCTTGTTGTAAATGATGACTTCCAACTAACAGGAATGATCACTGCAAAAGATTTCCACAAAGCAGAACGTAAACCAAACGCTTGTAAAGATGAGCGCGGCAGCCTACGTGTAGGTGCAGCTGTTGGTGCTGGTGCTGGTAACGAAGAGCGCGTAGCTGCTCTAGTTGAAGCTGGCGTAGACGTTCTACTTATCGACTCTTCACACGGTCACTCTGAAGGCGTACTTAACCGTATCCGTGATACGCGTGCTGCATACCCTGATCTACAAATCATCGGTGGTAACGTAGCAACTGGCGCTGGCGCTCGTGCTCTTATCGAAGCGGGTGTGAGTGCGGTTAAAGTGGGTATCGGCCCTGGTTCAATCTGTACGACTCGTATCGTTACTGGTGTTGGTGTTCCTCAAGTAACAGCAATCGCAGACGCAGCTGAAGTGGCTAACGAATACGGTATTCCAGTAATCGCAGATGGCGGCATCCGCTTCTCTGGCGATATCTGTAAAGCTATCGTTGCTGGCGCATCTTGTGTGATGGTTGGTTCAATGTTCGCGGGTACTGAAGAAGCACCGGGTGAAGTTATCCTTTACAACGGTCGTTCTTACAAGTCTTACCGTGGTATGGGTTCTCTTGGCGCTATGTCTCAAGGTTCTTCTGACCGTTACTTCCAATCTGACAACGCTGCAGACAAGCTTGTTCCAGAAGGTATTGAAGGTCGTATCGCATACAAAGGTCGTCTAAAAGAGATCGTTCACCAACAGATGGGCGGTCTACGCTCAAGCATGGGCCTAACGGGTTCTGCAACTGTTGAAGATATGCGTACTAAAGCTGAGTTTGTTCGTATCTCTGGTGCGGGCATGAAAGAATCTCACGTACACGATGTTCAAATCACGAAAGAAGCACCTAACTACCGTTTAGGTTAA
- the guaA gene encoding glutamine-hydrolyzing GMP synthase — MTKNIHDQRILILDFGSQYTQLVARRIREIGVYCELWSWDVEEADIREFNPDGIILSGGPESVTEENSPRAPQYVFDSGVPVFGICYGMQTMAEQLGGKVATSTEREFGYAAVQVTGESALFADLESTQDVWMSHGDKVVEIPADFTKIAETDTCPYAAMANEDKKYYGVQFHPEVTHTKNGLKMLENFVLNACGCEGLWTSASIIEDAVARIKEQVGDDEVILGLSGGVDSSVVAMLAHRAIGDKLTCVFVDNGLLRLNEGQQVMDMFGDQFGLNIIKVDAEDRFLNALEGEAEPEAKRKIIGHVFVDIFDEESKKLKNAKWLAQGTIYPDVIESAASKTGKAHVIKSHHNVGGLPDDMEMGLVEPLRELFKDEVRKIGLELGLPYNMLYRHPFPGPGLGVRVLGEVKKEYCDLLRRADAIFIEELHAADLYHKVSQAFTVFLPVRSVGVMGDGRKYDWVVSLRAVETIDFMTAHWAHLPYDFLGKVSNRIINEVNGISRVVYDISGKPPATIEWE, encoded by the coding sequence ATGACTAAAAATATTCATGACCAACGTATTCTAATTCTGGACTTCGGTTCTCAATACACACAGCTAGTAGCTCGTCGTATTCGTGAGATCGGTGTTTACTGTGAACTTTGGAGCTGGGACGTAGAAGAAGCGGATATTCGTGAATTCAATCCAGACGGTATCATCCTATCTGGTGGCCCTGAAAGTGTAACGGAAGAGAACTCTCCACGTGCACCTCAGTACGTATTTGATTCAGGTGTCCCTGTCTTCGGTATCTGTTACGGCATGCAAACGATGGCTGAGCAACTTGGCGGTAAAGTAGCAACGTCTACTGAGCGCGAGTTCGGCTACGCAGCTGTACAAGTGACGGGTGAATCTGCACTTTTCGCTGACCTTGAGTCTACTCAAGATGTTTGGATGAGCCACGGTGACAAAGTAGTTGAAATCCCTGCTGATTTCACAAAAATCGCAGAGACAGACACTTGCCCATACGCAGCAATGGCAAACGAAGATAAGAAATACTACGGTGTTCAATTCCACCCAGAAGTAACGCACACTAAAAACGGCCTAAAAATGCTTGAGAACTTCGTTCTTAACGCCTGTGGTTGTGAAGGTCTGTGGACTTCAGCGTCTATCATTGAAGATGCAGTTGCACGTATTAAAGAACAAGTAGGTGACGATGAAGTTATCCTTGGTCTTTCTGGTGGTGTTGATTCATCAGTAGTAGCGATGCTTGCTCACCGCGCTATCGGTGACAAACTAACATGTGTATTTGTTGATAACGGCCTTCTTCGTTTAAACGAAGGTCAGCAGGTTATGGACATGTTTGGTGACCAATTCGGCCTTAACATCATTAAAGTTGATGCTGAAGATCGTTTCCTTAACGCTCTGGAAGGCGAGGCTGAACCAGAAGCGAAACGTAAGATTATCGGTCACGTATTCGTAGATATCTTCGATGAAGAGTCTAAGAAACTGAAGAATGCTAAATGGCTTGCTCAGGGTACTATCTACCCAGACGTTATCGAGTCTGCAGCATCTAAGACGGGCAAAGCACACGTAATCAAATCTCACCACAACGTTGGTGGACTTCCTGATGATATGGAAATGGGCCTTGTTGAGCCTCTACGTGAGCTGTTTAAAGATGAAGTACGCAAGATCGGCCTAGAGCTTGGTCTTCCATACAACATGCTTTACCGCCACCCTTTCCCGGGTCCAGGTCTAGGTGTTCGTGTACTTGGTGAAGTGAAGAAAGAGTACTGTGATTTACTGCGTCGTGCTGATGCTATCTTCATTGAAGAGCTTCACGCTGCTGACCTTTACCACAAAGTATCTCAAGCATTCACGGTATTCCTACCAGTACGTTCAGTTGGCGTAATGGGCGATGGCCGTAAGTACGATTGGGTTGTATCTCTACGTGCTGTAGAAACTATCGACTTCATGACTGCTCACTGGGCACACCTACCATACGACTTCCTAGGTAAGGTATCTAACCGCATTATCAACGAAGTTAACGGCATTTCACGTGTTGTTTACGATATTTCTGGTAAGCCACCAGCAACTATCGAGTGGGAATAA